One stretch of Chitinivorax tropicus DNA includes these proteins:
- a CDS encoding FFLEELY motif protein, which produces MQTPNHLKVTQWQADRLATSHRDLLNHPRYHAATEYFLCDVYAAKDFSLRDQQIERVHAKLQTLLPRHMVAPLSDALTLNQLSQELDERLARMLFDEMGADHIDEANYCAAYRRCDNGELRARQIDLTEKLGQDLDGLIHKPLIKSLLMMSRLPAKLAGLEELQQSLERGFAAFQAMHGAQEFIDLIVARERQFMTRILSGDPHPFAAVGAAAPFDQAD; this is translated from the coding sequence ATGCAGACACCTAATCACCTGAAAGTCACACAATGGCAAGCCGATCGCCTGGCCACCAGCCACCGTGACCTGCTCAATCACCCCCGTTATCATGCCGCTACCGAGTACTTCCTATGTGATGTCTACGCAGCGAAGGACTTCAGCCTGCGTGATCAGCAGATCGAACGGGTTCATGCCAAGCTGCAGACGCTGCTACCTCGGCACATGGTTGCCCCTTTAAGCGATGCCCTGACCCTGAACCAGCTGAGCCAGGAGCTGGATGAGCGCCTCGCCCGGATGCTGTTCGATGAGATGGGAGCAGACCATATCGATGAGGCTAACTACTGCGCGGCATACCGCCGCTGTGACAATGGTGAATTACGAGCCCGGCAAATCGATCTGACCGAAAAACTGGGGCAAGATCTGGATGGCCTGATTCACAAACCGCTGATCAAATCCCTGCTGATGATGTCACGCCTGCCCGCAAAACTTGCCGGCCTGGAGGAGCTGCAGCAATCGCTGGAGCGCGGCTTTGCAGCTTTCCAGGCCATGCACGGCGCACAAGAATTCATTGATCTGATTGTGGCGCGAGAGCGCCAATTCATGACTCGTATTCTATCGGGCGATCCTCACCCATTTGCCGCAGTAGGCGCTGCAGCTCCATTCGACCAAGCAGATTGA
- a CDS encoding DUF3817 domain-containing protein: protein MADQATHLQVVGKLELDQLKRLEILSIIEATTLLLLLGVAVPLKHVFGWPLGSQILGPVHGLVFLVYLWGVMQVMAGGGWRWVEMVRLFMIALIPFGGFFNLPLLRHRAAQLRGMAQPS, encoded by the coding sequence ATGGCTGATCAGGCGACACATCTACAAGTAGTAGGCAAACTTGAGCTCGATCAACTGAAACGTCTGGAGATTCTGTCGATAATCGAGGCCACAACGCTGCTGTTGCTGCTCGGTGTTGCTGTGCCGCTGAAACATGTGTTTGGCTGGCCGCTTGGGTCGCAGATTCTCGGCCCGGTTCACGGACTTGTCTTCCTTGTCTACCTCTGGGGCGTGATGCAGGTGATGGCGGGTGGTGGGTGGCGGTGGGTCGAGATGGTGCGCCTGTTTATGATCGCGCTGATTCCCTTTGGTGGTTTTTTCAACCTGCCTCTTCTGCGACACAGGGCAGCACAACTGCGTGGCATGGCGCAGCCATCATGA
- a CDS encoding DUF6010 family protein produces the protein ELVVPVLVALVLIAHISLLAEPARQKFSAIFLAGAGAAYLSGGFGLWEFVFCTIMTILAYVGLSNYRALAIGWLAHTIWDYLHHLYGNPIIPFQPMSSFGCAICDPVLAIWYVIGAPSIWAIFKRSPQRSSYGGLQSSRGDVDG, from the coding sequence GAATTGGTCGTGCCCGTTCTGGTGGCGCTGGTGCTCATTGCGCATATTTCGCTGCTGGCAGAGCCGGCACGACAGAAGTTCAGCGCAATCTTCCTCGCGGGCGCTGGCGCTGCCTATCTCAGCGGTGGTTTTGGGCTATGGGAGTTTGTGTTTTGCACCATCATGACAATCTTGGCATATGTGGGGCTGTCCAACTACCGAGCCCTGGCTATCGGATGGCTGGCACATACTATCTGGGATTACCTGCATCATCTTTACGGTAATCCGATTATTCCATTTCAACCAATGTCGTCTTTCGGTTGCGCGATTTGCGATCCGGTGCTCGCGATATGGTATGTAATTGGCGCTCCATCCATTTGGGCCATCTTCAAACGGTCGCCGCAACGATCCAGCTATGGTGGATTACAGTCCAGTCGGGGTGATGTCGATGGCTGA
- a CDS encoding phasin family protein, protein MKSLKKNAPQKQLTSVIVDSANQIWLAGLGALARAQVEGNKVFDALVDAGRKIEEEGKRIAGERVGEAAGKAVETWDKLETVFQDRVARSLSRLGVPTESDVKALSKRVDELTKSVNALVNQSTTQSEAKPKAAVKAAPKAEAKPAAAAPKPSVKKAAVKAEAKPEIEKEAVKPASKPAAKPKAAAAVPKPAVKQEAVEGEAQPAVKKEVVKSASKPAAKPKAAAAPATKPATKPATAKAAAKATTAAKPKATPTAPSGEGGNA, encoded by the coding sequence ATGAAATCACTTAAGAAAAATGCGCCGCAGAAGCAGTTGACCTCGGTTATCGTCGATTCTGCCAATCAGATCTGGCTGGCTGGCCTGGGCGCATTGGCTCGGGCACAGGTGGAGGGAAACAAGGTTTTTGATGCCTTGGTGGATGCTGGTAGGAAGATCGAAGAGGAAGGCAAGCGCATTGCTGGTGAGCGCGTGGGCGAAGCTGCGGGCAAGGCGGTGGAAACCTGGGACAAACTTGAAACGGTCTTTCAGGATCGTGTTGCCCGTTCTCTGTCACGTTTGGGGGTGCCGACGGAGTCAGATGTCAAAGCGCTCAGCAAGCGAGTGGATGAGTTGACCAAGAGCGTCAATGCACTGGTCAATCAATCGACAACCCAATCAGAAGCCAAGCCCAAGGCAGCAGTGAAGGCGGCGCCAAAGGCCGAAGCCAAGCCTGCCGCCGCCGCACCCAAACCGTCGGTCAAGAAGGCGGCTGTCAAAGCCGAAGCCAAACCGGAAATCGAAAAAGAAGCGGTAAAACCAGCCAGCAAACCGGCTGCCAAGCCGAAGGCGGCAGCGGCGGTGCCCAAGCCAGCAGTCAAGCAGGAGGCGGTTGAAGGCGAGGCCCAGCCTGCAGTGAAAAAAGAAGTGGTGAAGTCAGCCAGTAAGCCTGCTGCCAAACCTAAAGCGGCTGCGGCCCCGGCGACCAAGCCTGCCACCAAACCTGCTACGGCAAAGGCCGCAGCCAAGGCGACAACAGCGGCCAAGCCAAAGGCAACACCTACAGCGCCGTCTGGCGAGGGCGGAAACGCTTGA
- a CDS encoding CopD family protein has protein sequence MSLAMLYPWLKAVHLAAAIIFASGVLAVAMLLAAMLADTASTALLARAVRRWDQVVTGPALFIALACGLVLAVNGHWFDAAWLHVKLVFVMVLASIHGYQAGLLRRLVGGAALRRRRSMPLVLICTTAIAVLAVVKP, from the coding sequence ATGAGTCTTGCCATGCTCTATCCCTGGCTGAAGGCGGTGCATCTTGCCGCAGCGATCATCTTTGCAAGCGGCGTGCTCGCAGTCGCGATGCTGCTTGCCGCGATGCTCGCCGACACAGCAAGCACTGCCTTGCTGGCGCGAGCTGTGCGGCGATGGGATCAGGTCGTGACGGGACCTGCGCTGTTCATAGCGTTGGCCTGCGGCTTGGTGCTGGCAGTCAATGGCCATTGGTTCGATGCCGCGTGGCTGCACGTCAAACTTGTCTTTGTGATGGTGCTTGCCAGCATCCATGGTTATCAGGCTGGTCTACTGCGTCGGCTTGTGGGTGGCGCAGCGTTGAGGCGGCGGCGATCAATGCCCCTCGTGCTAATTTGCACCACCGCCATTGCTGTGCTTGCGGTCGTAAAGCCGTGA